A window of Pararhodobacter sp. genomic DNA:
CAACTGCTGGGCATGGGCGACATGCTCTATATGGCAGGTGGCTCCAAGATCACCCGTATTCACGGGCCATTCGTGTCGGATGAAGAAGTCGAAGAAATCGTCACACACCTGAAAAGCTTTGGCCCTGCGGATTACATCGGCGGCGTGCTGGACGGGCCGGACCCGGACAGCGTCAGCGATATCGACGCGGTGCTGGGGCTGGGGGATTCGGGTGGCGAGGATGCGCTCTATGATCAAGCCGTGGCGATTGTCGCGCGCGACCGCAAATGCTCGACGAGCTACATTCAGCGCAAACTGGCGATCGGCTACAACAAGGCCGCGCGTCTGGTTGAGCAAATGGAGGATGACGGCGTCGTCAGTTCGGCGAACCACGTCGGAAAACGCGAAATCCTGGTGCCCGAGGGGCAGTAATCGGCTCTGGTAGGCCGCCTCTCCGTGGCATCGAGCCACGTCGATGCGTGGGGGTTCCACCCCCATCGGCCTGCGGCCTCCCCCTGGGGATATTTTAAGAACAAAGACAAAGGCAAACGGCGCGGCCCCGTGGGATCCGCGCCGCCTTGGTCTTGGGTCGTCTTCGTTCACGGTCATCGGCGTCCCCGCCTGTACCGTGCCCCCATCATCCCCGATAAGGGTAAAGAAGACGTAAAGGGGCCCTCTTTGTTCTTCAAATATCCAGGGGGTGAATTGCCGCAGGCAAGAGGGGGCATCGCCCCCTTTTTCATACCGGTTTCATCAGGCCAGAGTGACGCCTACGTCGCGCATGGCCTCCATTGCCTTGGCCAAGGACCCGTCAAGGTCGATAGCGCGGCAGGCCTCCAGATGAACCGTGACGTTGAAGCCCAGCTTGGCGGCGTCAACGGCCGAGTAGGCGACGCAGAAATCGGTGGCGAGGCCGGTGAGCGTCAGGTCGGTGATTTCGCGGGACCGCAGGTAGCCTTCGAGTCCGGTCGGGGTAGTTCGATCATTCTCGAAGAACGCCGAATAGCTGTCGATTTCCGGGCGAAAGCCCTTGCGGAGGATCATGTCGGCGGGGTCGGTTGCGAGATCGGCATGGAATGCCGCCCCCGTGCTGCCTTGCACGCAATGCGTCGGCCAGAGCACCTGTGGGCCATAGGGCATCTCGATCAGCGAATATGGGTCTGCGCCGGGGTGATTGGTGGCGAAGGACAGGTGGTCGGCGGGGTGCCAGTCCTGGGTCAGGATGATGACGGCGAACTCCTCCATCAGCGCGTTGATGCGCGGCACGATCACGTCGCCTTCGGTGACCGCCAGTGCGCCGCCGGGGCAGAAGTCGTTTTGGACGTCGATCACGAGCAGGGCGTGGTGAGCTGGGTGCATGGGAAACCTCGAACCTTGTGGCGTGTATCCGGGTATGCGGGTGGTGGCGCATGCCGTCAACGTGGATTTCGGGTTGCGAACACTCTTGCGGGCATGAACGCAATACGGGAAACTGCGCAGGACCTGTGAGGAGATGCACACTCTTGCCGATAGAATCCTGGGACGAAATCCGCACGGCCTGGCATGTCGCGCAGGCCGGAACCGTCAGCGGCGCGGCCGAGGCGCTGGGCGTGCATCATGCCACCGTGATCCGCCATGTCGAGGCGCTGGAAACGCGGTTGGGCGTGAAGTTGTTCCAGCGCCACGCACGCGGCTATACGCCCACCGAAGCGGGTCAGGCCTTGGCGCAGGTCGGGCGCGTCACCGAGGAACAATTCGCCCAGCTTGGCACGCGTTTGACCGGCGCCGGGTCGGGGATCACCGGCGATCTGGTGATCACGACCCTGCCGGGATTGGTGGGGCTGCTGCGCCCGGCCTTGGGGTTGTTGGCGCGGCAATATCCGGAACTGACGATCCGCGTGCGCACCGAAACCCGTGTGCTGCGGTTGGAGTATGGCGAGGCGCATTTGGCGATCCGTGCCGGGACGCGCCCGACGGAGCCCGATAATGTGGTGCAGGAGCTGCTGCATGGTGGCGTCTCCATGGTCGCCAGTCAGGCCTATATCGATCGGTTTGGTGTGCCCAGGACGGATGATGATCTGGCCGGGCATCGGTTTGTGACCGAGGATTCCGACAACCGCCGCGCGCCCTATGCGCTGTGGCTGGAGCGCCTGACTCCGGCGCCGCGGATTGCGCTGCGGTCCAATGAATCCGTGGTGCGCTATGGCGCGATGGTCGACGGGTTGGGGGCTGGGTTTCACTATGGCAAAGACCCCGAGAACGGGCTGGTCGAGCTGATGCCGCCGCGTCCGGAATGGGCGTTCTCGGTGTGGTTGGTCACGCATGTGGACCTGCACCGCACACCCAAGGTACAGGCGGCTTTGGCGGCCATCAAAGAGATGTTTGGTCAATGAGCACAACCCACGCTGCCCTGCACAGTCGTGCCGAAGCGCTGCGCGGTCATGCCGCGATGCTGGGCTTTTCGGCGGCGGTTTCGGGCTCGTTCAGCCTGGGTTCGATGGTGGCCAATGATATCGCGCCGGCGGCCCTGACCAGTGTGCGCTTTTTGCTGGCGTCGATCCTGCTGGCCTTGTTGGTGGTGCTGATCCCCGGACAGGGGCGCGGCCGGGTTCGCGGCTTTACGCGCGCGGATTTCGCGGCGCCGTGGCGGTATGCACTCCTCGCGGCGCTGTATGGCGGGTATTTCGTGTTCATGTTTGAAGGGCTGAAAACCGCGCAACCGCTTGCCGCCGGAGCCGTCTTTACGCTGATGCCGTTGATGGCGGCGGGGTTTGCCTGGCTGTTGCTGCGGCAGCGCCTGACGCCCTCCATAGCGTCGGCGCTGGTGATCGGTGGCTTTGGCGCGGTCTGGGTGATTTTTCAGGGCGATGTGCAGGCCATGCTGCGGTTCGAGATCGGCAGAGGTGAGGGCATTTATTTCATCGGCTGCATCTTGCACGCGGTTTACGCGCCGATGCTCAAGAAACTGAACCGAGGCGAGAGCGCGATGGTCACCGCCGCGATGATCACGCTGTTCGGGTTTTTCATCATCACGGCCTATGGCTGGCGCGACATCATGGCGACCGACTGGGCGGCGCTTCCGGTGCTGGTCTGGGTCGGTTTGGCGTATCTGGTGATCCTGGCCACCGCCTTTGCCGCCTCGGCGCTGCAATATGCGGCGCAACGGCTGCCGTCGTCCAAAGTGATGGCCTACACCTATGCGACGCCGGTTTGGATCATCCTGTGGGAGGCCGCGTTGCGGCATGGAATCCCCGGTGGCGTTGTTCTGCCGGGCATTGCGCTGATCGTCCTTGCACTGCTGAGCCTGCTGCGCGCGGATTGAGCCCCGGCGGCGCTAGGCCGCTGGTTTGCAGCCCACGCAGGTTGCGATCTTGCGTAAAAACGCCGAAAACCTTGATGTCAAACCCCCCTTTTGCCGCGTTATGCGGCAGGCTCTGGCCGACCGGATTGCACGATTTTCCTGGCCGGGCTTGGCCGAGGGGGTGGGCAGATCTGTGGCTTTTGGCGGGCCGCTTTAACCTGTGTCAAACGGACGTGCCGCCGGAACATATAGACTTATGCGCATGTGACTTGTTTGGAGAGGAGAGCACATCATGTCTGGAACCATCGTTTCAGCGTCGCGCCTGACGGGCCTGCGCCGTGTCTTACCCACCTTGGCCTTCGCCGCTGCCAGTGTGATCGGCACGGCGGCAATGGCATGCCCGGATTGGTCGATGACCGGCCAGCAACTGAATTATTCGTCAGATCAGCTTTGGACCGCGCAGAGCCTCTCCGTGGTCGCGGGGGGCGCGAACAATCTGTCGAATTGTCCGCAGCCGGGGGTGGGCTATGTTGCCTCACGACCGGATTTCGACCTGAGTTTCAGCGGCAACTCCATGGGCCGTGACCTCGATTTCCGGGTGACGGCGGATTGTGACACGGTCTTGTTGGTCAATGACGCGCGCGGCCAATGGTATTTCAACGACGACGGCGGTGAGGGGTTGAACGCGCGTCTGCGTGTGCCATCCGCACCGAACGGGGCCTATGACATCTGGGTCGGCACCTATGGACCATCGACCTGTCGCGCCACATTGACGCTGGAAACCTTCGGCGGCGGGTCGGTCGGTGGCGTTGTGACCCCGCCACCAGCACAGGCGCTGTGCCCTGATCCCGGGCAAAATGGCCGGATGTTGAGCTATGACGGTCAGGCGTTGTATACGGCGCAACGCTTTGATGTGATCGCCGGCGGCAACGTTGATCTGGCCCGGTGTCAGGCGGTTCCCGGTCGCGGGTATCTCATGCAAAGCCCGGACTATACGCTGAACCTGGCGGGGAACCCGCAGCAATATGATCTGGAG
This region includes:
- a CDS encoding LysR family transcriptional regulator, with the protein product MPIESWDEIRTAWHVAQAGTVSGAAEALGVHHATVIRHVEALETRLGVKLFQRHARGYTPTEAGQALAQVGRVTEEQFAQLGTRLTGAGSGITGDLVITTLPGLVGLLRPALGLLARQYPELTIRVRTETRVLRLEYGEAHLAIRAGTRPTEPDNVVQELLHGGVSMVASQAYIDRFGVPRTDDDLAGHRFVTEDSDNRRAPYALWLERLTPAPRIALRSNESVVRYGAMVDGLGAGFHYGKDPENGLVELMPPRPEWAFSVWLVTHVDLHRTPKVQAALAAIKEMFGQ
- a CDS encoding DMT family transporter, with product MSTTHAALHSRAEALRGHAAMLGFSAAVSGSFSLGSMVANDIAPAALTSVRFLLASILLALLVVLIPGQGRGRVRGFTRADFAAPWRYALLAALYGGYFVFMFEGLKTAQPLAAGAVFTLMPLMAAGFAWLLLRQRLTPSIASALVIGGFGAVWVIFQGDVQAMLRFEIGRGEGIYFIGCILHAVYAPMLKKLNRGESAMVTAAMITLFGFFIITAYGWRDIMATDWAALPVLVWVGLAYLVILATAFAASALQYAAQRLPSSKVMAYTYATPVWIILWEAALRHGIPGGVVLPGIALIVLALLSLLRAD
- the pncA gene encoding bifunctional nicotinamidase/pyrazinamidase, which produces MHPAHHALLVIDVQNDFCPGGALAVTEGDVIVPRINALMEEFAVIILTQDWHPADHLSFATNHPGADPYSLIEMPYGPQVLWPTHCVQGSTGAAFHADLATDPADMILRKGFRPEIDSYSAFFENDRTTPTGLEGYLRSREITDLTLTGLATDFCVAYSAVDAAKLGFNVTVHLEACRAIDLDGSLAKAMEAMRDVGVTLA